In one window of Microbacterium natoriense DNA:
- a CDS encoding DNA repair helicase XPB gives MSDGPLIVQSDRTVLLEVAHADAESARHELAIFAELERAPEHIHTYRITRLGLWNARAAGHTAEDMLDTLERWSRFPVPPSVSVDLRETVNRYGRLVIERDDEGTLILRSSDPAVLTQVANNKRIQPLLIGHPAPDVYAVDAWARGQIKQELLKIGWPAEDLAGYTPGTPHEIDLDEDGWQIRPYQQDAVDAFSKDGSGVVVLPCGAGKTIVGAGAMAATKTTTLILVTNTVSARQWRDELLKRTSLTPEEIGEYSGQAKEVRPVTIATYQILTAKRKGEYAHLALLDALDWGLIVYDEVHLLPAPVFKLTADLQARRRIGLTATLVREDGREGDVFSLIGPKRFDAPWKQIEAQGFISPAACYEVRVDLPPSDRLEYAAATDDERYRLAASAPAKIDAVKELIAKHPDERILVIGQYLDQLDTLSEALDAPQITGATPVDEREELYRQFRVGEIQLLVVSKVANFSIDLPEASVAIQVSGSFGSRQEEAQRLGRLLRPKQSGHTASFYTLVARDTIDQDYAQNRQRFLAEQGYSYTIMDADAIAA, from the coding sequence ATGTCTGATGGCCCTCTGATCGTCCAGAGCGATCGCACAGTCCTGCTCGAGGTCGCCCACGCGGATGCCGAGAGCGCCCGCCACGAGCTCGCGATCTTCGCCGAACTCGAACGCGCCCCCGAGCACATCCACACCTATCGGATCACCCGCCTCGGCCTGTGGAACGCCCGAGCCGCGGGACACACCGCTGAGGACATGCTGGATACCCTCGAGCGCTGGTCGAGGTTCCCGGTGCCGCCCTCGGTGTCCGTCGACCTGCGCGAGACGGTGAACCGCTACGGGCGCCTCGTGATCGAGCGCGACGACGAGGGCACCCTGATCCTGCGCTCCAGCGACCCGGCCGTGCTCACGCAGGTCGCGAACAACAAGCGCATCCAGCCGCTGCTGATCGGGCATCCGGCCCCGGACGTCTACGCGGTCGATGCCTGGGCGCGCGGCCAGATCAAGCAGGAGCTGCTGAAGATCGGCTGGCCCGCCGAAGACCTCGCCGGGTACACCCCGGGCACCCCGCACGAGATCGATCTCGACGAGGACGGCTGGCAGATCCGGCCGTACCAACAGGATGCCGTCGACGCGTTCTCGAAGGACGGCTCCGGCGTCGTGGTGCTTCCCTGCGGCGCGGGAAAGACGATCGTCGGAGCAGGTGCGATGGCGGCGACAAAGACCACCACCCTGATCCTCGTGACCAACACCGTGTCGGCGAGGCAGTGGCGAGACGAGCTGCTCAAGCGCACCTCGCTCACTCCGGAGGAGATCGGCGAGTACTCGGGCCAGGCCAAGGAGGTCCGGCCGGTCACGATCGCCACCTATCAGATCCTCACCGCGAAGCGGAAGGGCGAGTACGCGCACCTCGCACTGCTCGACGCCCTCGACTGGGGACTCATCGTCTACGACGAGGTGCATCTGCTCCCCGCCCCCGTGTTCAAGCTCACGGCCGATCTGCAGGCCCGTCGACGCATCGGCCTGACAGCCACGCTGGTGCGCGAGGACGGGCGCGAGGGCGACGTCTTCAGCCTCATCGGGCCCAAGCGCTTCGACGCCCCATGGAAGCAGATCGAGGCGCAGGGCTTCATCTCCCCCGCCGCCTGCTACGAGGTGCGCGTCGACCTGCCGCCGAGCGACCGGCTCGAGTACGCGGCGGCGACCGACGACGAGCGGTACCGCCTGGCGGCATCCGCCCCCGCGAAGATCGACGCGGTCAAGGAGCTCATCGCGAAGCATCCGGACGAGCGGATCCTCGTGATCGGCCAGTACCTCGACCAGCTCGACACCCTCTCGGAGGCGCTGGACGCGCCGCAGATCACGGGTGCGACGCCGGTCGACGAGCGCGAGGAGCTCTACCGGCAGTTCCGCGTCGGCGAGATCCAGCTTCTCGTCGTCTCGAAAGTCGCGAACTTCTCGATCGACCTCCCTGAGGCCTCGGTCGCGATCCAGGTGTCGGGTTCGTTCGGCTCGCGGCAGGAGGAAGCCCAGCGGCTCGGGCGGCTGCTGCGGCCCAAGCAGTCGGGTCACACCGCCAGCTTCTACACGCTCGTGGCGCGCGACACGATCGACCAGGACTACGCACAGAATCGACAGCGATTCCTCGCCGAACAGGGGTACAGCTACACGATCATGGACGCCGACGCGATCGCCGCCTGA
- a CDS encoding response regulator transcription factor translates to MTAARILVVDDEPNIRDLLSTGLSFAGFQVKTVANGAATISAVLEEEPDLIILDVMLPDMNGFSVTKRLRGAGFTAPILFLTAKDGTEDKIEGLNAGGDDYVTKPFSLDEIVARAQAILRRTMQADEESIIRAGELSMDQDTHDVQVGKESIELSPTEFKLLRYLMLNPNRVLSKAQILDHVWEYDFNGDAGIVESYISYLRRKIDPHTEESVIQTKRGFGYMLKVGK, encoded by the coding sequence ATGACAGCTGCCCGCATCCTGGTCGTCGATGACGAACCGAACATCCGCGACCTGCTCTCCACGGGTCTCAGCTTCGCCGGATTCCAGGTGAAGACGGTGGCCAACGGCGCCGCCACCATCTCCGCCGTCCTCGAAGAGGAGCCCGACCTCATCATCCTCGACGTGATGCTGCCGGACATGAACGGCTTCAGCGTCACCAAGCGCCTGCGCGGCGCCGGCTTCACGGCCCCGATCCTCTTCCTGACGGCCAAGGACGGCACGGAGGACAAGATCGAGGGGCTCAACGCCGGCGGTGACGACTATGTCACCAAGCCGTTCAGCCTCGACGAGATCGTCGCCCGCGCTCAGGCGATCCTGCGCCGCACGATGCAGGCCGACGAGGAGTCGATCATCCGGGCAGGCGAGCTGTCGATGGACCAGGACACGCACGACGTCCAGGTCGGCAAGGAGTCGATCGAGCTCAGCCCGACCGAGTTCAAGCTGCTGCGCTACCTCATGCTGAACCCGAACCGGGTGCTGTCGAAGGCGCAGATCCTCGACCACGTCTGGGAGTACGACTTCAACGGCGACGCCGGCATCGTGGAGAGCTACATCTCGTACCTCCGTCGCAAGATCGACCCGCACACCGAGGAATCGGTCATCCAGACCAAGCGCGGCTTCGGATACATGCTCAAGGTCGGCAAGTAG
- a CDS encoding sensor histidine kinase, with translation MAHKPDAVTRWWQGISLRAKVTGVTVGVLALGLLVAGLGTAPFLRNSLIDNINAQLTSLASTDLVSRYFDVTASGDETVYTQTDTPRDFSFAIYDPVTGVLQATAGSANGGDTPLFPASYSLQEAVANQDVIIPLEGTKGTSFHAAVANAQGSGGGAVRIQLVAMPLSAADRIISQYFGIYVTVALVTIVIAALLIRGLVTLTFRRLGQVESTAMSIAAGNFSQRLTDLEPTTEVGRLNAAINAMLDRADHSLAQRDRTVRHMRRFIGDASHELRTPLVSVRGYAELYRMGAIKGEEDTARAMERIEKEAIRMGVLVEDLLALARLDEEREPEITSIDLRPVARDAALDVQAAAPGRTVTVVDKTLEAPLTAPITRPVLPSPAPSSTARGLSRASLARLRRRARNSAPEMPAIDFSEVEDVPVRTPPIVLGEENKVRQVVANLLGNARRFSPDESPIEIVVDADRVRGTGSIAIVDHGEGIPPQIRDQIFERFWRADTSRARETGGSGLGLAIVASIVKALHGSVAVTESPGGGATFTVTFPLAPSRATPEHLLEDTQPLEPLEL, from the coding sequence ATGGCGCACAAGCCTGACGCGGTCACCCGCTGGTGGCAGGGCATCAGCCTGCGCGCCAAGGTCACGGGCGTCACCGTGGGTGTGCTCGCCCTGGGCCTGCTGGTGGCGGGCCTCGGGACCGCGCCTTTCCTGCGCAACTCGCTGATCGACAACATCAACGCGCAGTTGACATCGCTGGCTTCGACGGACCTCGTCTCGCGCTACTTCGACGTGACCGCCTCGGGCGACGAGACCGTCTACACGCAGACCGACACGCCTCGGGACTTCTCGTTCGCGATATACGACCCTGTCACCGGGGTCCTCCAGGCCACCGCCGGGAGCGCGAACGGCGGCGACACCCCGCTCTTCCCCGCCAGCTATTCGCTTCAGGAGGCCGTGGCGAATCAAGACGTGATCATCCCGCTCGAGGGGACGAAGGGCACGAGCTTCCACGCGGCCGTCGCGAACGCGCAGGGCTCCGGCGGCGGAGCGGTGCGCATCCAGCTGGTCGCCATGCCGCTCTCCGCAGCGGACCGCATCATCAGTCAGTACTTCGGCATCTACGTCACGGTGGCGCTCGTCACGATCGTGATCGCGGCCCTCCTCATCCGCGGGCTCGTCACCCTGACCTTCCGTCGGCTCGGCCAGGTCGAGTCCACCGCCATGTCGATCGCGGCGGGCAACTTCAGCCAGCGGCTGACCGACCTCGAGCCCACGACGGAGGTCGGCCGGCTCAATGCGGCGATCAACGCGATGCTCGACCGCGCCGACCATTCGCTCGCCCAGCGCGACCGCACCGTGCGCCACATGCGCCGTTTCATCGGCGACGCCAGCCACGAGCTGCGCACGCCTCTCGTCAGCGTCCGGGGCTACGCCGAGCTGTATCGCATGGGGGCGATCAAGGGCGAAGAAGACACGGCACGCGCCATGGAGCGCATCGAGAAGGAGGCGATCCGGATGGGCGTGCTCGTCGAGGACCTACTCGCCCTCGCCCGACTCGACGAGGAGCGCGAACCCGAGATCACGTCGATCGACCTGCGCCCTGTCGCCCGCGACGCTGCCCTCGATGTGCAGGCGGCTGCTCCGGGGCGCACCGTGACCGTCGTCGACAAGACGCTCGAAGCGCCTCTCACCGCTCCCATCACACGCCCCGTGCTGCCGTCGCCCGCCCCCTCGTCCACTGCGCGCGGCCTCTCCCGGGCATCACTCGCGCGGCTGCGCCGCCGTGCGCGCAACAGCGCGCCCGAGATGCCGGCGATCGACTTCAGCGAGGTCGAGGACGTGCCGGTGCGCACACCGCCGATCGTGCTGGGCGAGGAGAACAAGGTGCGACAGGTCGTCGCGAACCTGCTCGGCAACGCACGCCGATTCTCACCAGACGAGAGCCCGATCGAGATCGTCGTCGACGCCGACCGCGTCCGCGGCACCGGGAGCATCGCGATCGTCGACCACGGCGAGGGAATACCACCGCAGATCCGCGATCAGATCTTCGAGCGCTTCTGGCGAGCGGACACCTCGCGAGCACGCGAGACCGGCGGATCGGGCCTCGGACTCGCAATCGTCGCCTCGATCGTGAAGGCCCTGCACGGCAGCGTCGCGGTGACCGAGAGCCCCGGCGGAGGTGCGACGTTCACGGTGACGTTCCCGCTCGCCCCCTCGCGCGCGACTCCCGAGCACCTTCTCGAAGACACCCAGCCCCTCGAGCCGCTCGAGCTCTGA
- a CDS encoding WXG100 family type VII secretion target: MSVFTVDTEAVATAQGSTRATMERLQSESATLMAQLTQLESSWSGAASVAFQNCAQQWRGAQLHVEQVLESIGTALGGAATQYADADQYSASLFR; this comes from the coding sequence ATGTCCGTCTTCACCGTCGACACAGAAGCCGTCGCCACCGCGCAGGGCTCGACCCGCGCCACCATGGAGCGGCTGCAGAGCGAGTCCGCGACTCTGATGGCTCAGCTCACGCAGCTCGAGTCGTCGTGGTCGGGTGCCGCGTCGGTCGCGTTCCAGAACTGCGCGCAGCAGTGGCGCGGTGCCCAGCTCCACGTCGAGCAGGTCCTCGAGTCGATCGGCACCGCCCTCGGCGGAGCGGCGACGCAGTACGCCGACGCCGATCAGTACTCTGCGAGCCTGTTCCGCTGA
- the groL gene encoding chaperonin GroEL (60 kDa chaperone family; promotes refolding of misfolded polypeptides especially under stressful conditions; forms two stacked rings of heptamers to form a barrel-shaped 14mer; ends can be capped by GroES; misfolded proteins enter the barrel where they are refolded when GroES binds) yields the protein MAKIIAFDEEARRGLERGLNILADAVKVTLGPRGRNVVLEKKWGAPTITNDGVSIAKEIELDDPYEKIGAELVKEVAKKTDDVAGDGTTTATVLAQALVREGLRNVAAGADPISLKRGIEKAVAAITEELLSSAKEIDSKEQIAATASISAADPAIGELIAEAIDKVGKEGVVTVEESQTFGTELELTEGMRFDKGYLNPYFVTDPERQEAVFEDAYILIANQKISNIKDLLPIVDKVIQDGKELVIIAEDVEGEALATLVLNKLKGIFKSVAVKAPGFGDRRKAQLQDIAILTGGQVITEEVGLKLENATLDLLGRARKVIVTKDETTIVEGAGEADQIEGRVTQIRREIENTDSDYDREKLQERLAKLAGGVAVIKAGAATEVELKERKHRIEDAVRNAKAAVEEGIVPGGGVALIQSGTKALDALSLTGDEATGANIVRVAIEAPLKQIALNAGLEPGVVANKVAGLESGHGLNAATGEYVDMFAAGIIDPAKVTRSALQNAASIAGLFLTTEVVVADKPEKASAPMGDPSGGMDF from the coding sequence ATGGCAAAGATCATCGCTTTCGATGAGGAGGCCCGCCGCGGCCTCGAGCGCGGCCTCAACATCCTCGCCGACGCCGTCAAGGTGACGCTCGGCCCGCGCGGTCGCAACGTCGTGCTCGAGAAGAAGTGGGGCGCTCCCACGATCACGAACGACGGTGTGTCCATCGCCAAGGAGATCGAGCTGGACGACCCGTACGAGAAGATCGGCGCGGAGCTCGTCAAGGAGGTCGCCAAGAAGACCGACGACGTCGCAGGTGACGGAACCACCACCGCCACCGTCCTCGCTCAGGCACTCGTCCGCGAGGGCCTGCGCAACGTCGCGGCCGGCGCCGACCCCATCTCGCTCAAGCGCGGCATCGAGAAGGCCGTCGCCGCGATCACCGAGGAGCTGCTGTCCAGCGCCAAGGAGATCGACTCGAAGGAGCAGATCGCCGCGACCGCATCGATCTCGGCTGCTGACCCCGCCATCGGCGAGCTCATCGCCGAGGCGATCGACAAGGTCGGCAAGGAAGGCGTGGTCACCGTCGAGGAGTCCCAGACCTTCGGCACCGAGCTCGAGCTCACCGAGGGCATGCGCTTCGACAAGGGCTACCTGAACCCGTACTTCGTGACGGACCCCGAGCGTCAGGAGGCGGTCTTCGAGGACGCCTACATCCTGATCGCGAACCAGAAGATCTCGAACATCAAGGACCTTCTGCCCATCGTCGACAAGGTGATCCAGGACGGCAAGGAGCTCGTCATCATCGCCGAGGACGTCGAGGGCGAGGCTCTCGCGACCCTCGTGCTGAACAAGCTCAAGGGCATCTTCAAGTCGGTCGCCGTCAAGGCTCCCGGCTTCGGCGACCGCCGCAAGGCGCAGCTGCAGGACATCGCGATCCTCACCGGTGGTCAAGTCATCACCGAAGAGGTCGGCCTCAAGCTCGAGAACGCCACGCTCGACCTGCTGGGTCGTGCACGCAAGGTCATCGTCACCAAGGACGAGACCACGATCGTCGAGGGCGCCGGTGAGGCAGACCAGATCGAGGGTCGTGTCACGCAGATCCGTCGTGAGATCGAGAACACCGACAGCGACTACGACCGCGAGAAGCTGCAGGAGCGTCTCGCCAAGCTCGCCGGCGGCGTCGCCGTCATCAAGGCGGGTGCGGCGACCGAGGTCGAGCTCAAGGAGCGCAAGCACCGCATCGAGGACGCCGTCCGCAACGCGAAGGCAGCCGTCGAGGAGGGCATCGTCCCCGGTGGTGGCGTCGCGCTGATCCAGTCGGGCACCAAGGCCCTCGACGCTCTCTCGCTCACGGGCGACGAGGCGACCGGCGCGAACATCGTCCGCGTCGCGATCGAGGCTCCGCTGAAGCAGATCGCTCTCAACGCCGGTCTCGAGCCGGGTGTCGTCGCGAACAAGGTCGCCGGGCTGGAGTCGGGGCACGGTCTGAACGCCGCGACCGGCGAGTACGTCGACATGTTCGCCGCGGGCATCATCGACCCGGCCAAGGTGACGCGTTCGGCTCTGCAGAACGCCGCTTCGATCGCCGGCCTCTTCCTCACCACCGAGGTCGTCGTCGCCGACAAGCCCGAGAAGGCTTCGGCTCCGATGGGTGACCCGTCGGGCGGCATGGACTTCTGA
- a CDS encoding LytR C-terminal domain-containing protein — protein sequence MNGWVVLLWSFVAALVLIIGGIFGSLVVMGRISLFPEAVPSSTPTPIETGVVDTSYSVVILNATTDEGLDTQMRDTLINSGWPAGIVFASDSTSQDFSTTTVYYVDAADELAAIGLANLLGGAEVEQSDFYADQNTTDQKQMTVVIGLDRVSSAPAAPEDTPAP from the coding sequence ATGAACGGCTGGGTCGTTCTGCTGTGGTCGTTCGTGGCCGCTCTCGTGCTCATCATCGGCGGCATCTTCGGCTCTCTCGTGGTCATGGGGCGCATCAGCCTGTTCCCCGAGGCGGTGCCGAGCTCCACTCCCACGCCGATCGAGACCGGCGTGGTCGACACGAGCTATTCGGTCGTGATCCTGAACGCGACGACCGACGAGGGGCTCGACACGCAGATGCGCGACACCTTGATCAACAGCGGCTGGCCGGCGGGCATCGTGTTCGCCAGCGACAGCACGAGCCAGGATTTCTCCACGACGACGGTGTACTACGTCGACGCAGCTGACGAGCTGGCGGCGATCGGACTCGCCAACCTCCTCGGCGGGGCAGAGGTCGAGCAGAGCGACTTCTACGCCGATCAGAACACCACCGACCAGAAGCAGATGACCGTCGTCATCGGCCTCGACCGCGTAAGTTCTGCTCCGGCCGCCCCTGAGGACACGCCGGCGCCCTGA
- a CDS encoding DUF3263 domain-containing protein, translating into MLGEMTERDRAILALETLWPRHSGAKEEAIRAQLGMSAARYYQLLGRLIDSEEALRYDPMLVARLRRIRDARAFQRSTRSPGFVG; encoded by the coding sequence ATGCTGGGTGAGATGACGGAGCGCGACCGCGCCATCCTCGCGCTCGAGACCCTGTGGCCTCGGCACAGCGGCGCGAAGGAGGAGGCGATCCGCGCCCAGCTCGGAATGAGCGCGGCACGCTACTACCAGCTGCTGGGCCGCCTCATCGACTCGGAAGAGGCGCTGAGATACGACCCGATGCTGGTCGCCCGACTCCGTCGCATCCGCGACGCCCGGGCGTTCCAGCGCTCCACACGGTCTCCAGGATTCGTCGGCTAG
- a CDS encoding DUF2332 domain-containing protein, whose translation MTDAVQRRYARFAEEEAPGRSELYAEWARGVAADDAVSRVIERIPENRRQPPLVFAVTRMLGAGLDGFGAWRDFVLAHADDIVAECTARRLQTNEPLRLSPLLPVLSEIDGPIALLEIGASAGLCLYPDRYSYRFIDAAGAVRRTLDPESGPSPVVLESVVTGALPPMRLPRVVWRAGIDLTPLDAVDDRDRRWLQGLVWPGEEGREQRLTAALDIAASDPPLLIAGDALAEVDALARSAPADATLVITTPGVLVHIPREPRTALVERIRGLPARWITIDPPGLLDVWEPAVDAATWPGFVVALDGAVRAASDPLGRRWEWRAGMHATAI comes from the coding sequence ATGACGGATGCCGTGCAGCGACGATACGCGCGTTTCGCCGAGGAGGAGGCGCCAGGGCGCAGCGAACTGTACGCCGAGTGGGCGCGCGGCGTCGCCGCGGATGATGCGGTCAGTCGGGTTATCGAACGGATACCCGAGAACAGGCGACAGCCGCCGCTGGTGTTCGCCGTGACCCGGATGCTCGGGGCAGGCCTGGACGGCTTCGGCGCGTGGCGCGACTTCGTGCTCGCACACGCGGACGACATCGTCGCCGAGTGCACGGCGAGGCGGCTGCAGACCAACGAGCCGCTGCGGCTCTCCCCGCTGCTCCCGGTCCTCAGCGAGATCGACGGGCCGATCGCGCTGCTGGAGATCGGGGCGTCGGCAGGGCTGTGCCTGTACCCCGACCGCTACTCGTACCGGTTCATCGATGCGGCCGGCGCTGTGCGGCGGACGCTCGATCCGGAATCGGGCCCGTCGCCGGTGGTGCTGGAGAGCGTCGTCACGGGAGCCCTGCCGCCCATGCGCCTGCCGCGAGTCGTGTGGCGCGCCGGCATCGACCTCACGCCTCTCGATGCGGTTGACGACCGCGACCGGCGCTGGCTGCAGGGACTCGTGTGGCCGGGGGAGGAGGGGCGCGAGCAGCGCCTCACCGCGGCACTCGACATCGCGGCATCCGATCCGCCCCTGCTGATCGCGGGCGACGCGCTCGCCGAAGTCGACGCGCTCGCGCGCTCGGCGCCCGCCGACGCGACTCTCGTGATCACGACGCCGGGTGTGCTCGTGCACATCCCGCGCGAGCCGAGGACGGCGCTCGTCGAGCGCATCCGCGGGCTGCCCGCCCGATGGATCACGATCGATCCACCAGGGCTCCTGGATGTATGGGAACCCGCGGTCGACGCCGCGACCTGGCCGGGATTCGTCGTCGCCCTCGACGGTGCGGTGCGCGCGGCATCCGACCCGCTCGGGCGCCGATGGGAGTGGCGCGCAGGCATGCACGCCACGGCGATCTAG
- the msrB gene encoding peptide-methionine (R)-S-oxide reductase MsrB — translation MSYSVDKTEEQWREELGADQYAVLRQAATERAWTGELLDEKRAGLYTCGACGAELFKSGTKFDSGCGWPSFYESIRPEAVELIEDTSLGMSRTEVRCRNCGSHLGHVFPDGFGTPTGDRYCMNSIALNFTPDAE, via the coding sequence ATGTCGTACAGCGTGGACAAGACCGAAGAACAGTGGCGCGAAGAACTCGGCGCCGATCAGTACGCAGTGCTGCGCCAGGCCGCGACCGAGCGTGCATGGACCGGCGAGCTGCTCGACGAGAAGCGCGCCGGGCTCTACACCTGCGGCGCGTGCGGTGCCGAGCTCTTCAAGAGCGGTACGAAGTTCGACTCGGGGTGCGGCTGGCCGAGCTTCTACGAGTCGATCCGCCCCGAGGCGGTCGAGCTCATCGAGGACACGAGCTTGGGCATGTCGCGCACGGAAGTGCGCTGCAGGAACTGCGGTTCACACCTGGGCCACGTCTTCCCCGACGGCTTCGGCACGCCCACCGGCGACCGCTACTGCATGAACTCGATCGCCCTGAACTTCACGCCGGACGCCGAGTGA
- a CDS encoding nitroreductase family protein — protein sequence MSALEAVRSRQSWSKVTELAPGREELLQLVAAAGRVADHSSLRPWRLIELRGADREVLGAAIAKAEGDSSPSSKPLRAPLLIAVVASYRKSEKVPRWEQEAVASGVAHTLSLLLDEAGWGVLWRTGHYTRSKAVAKAHGLGKDEELLGWLYVGGKPAGKRPGRRKAVDARRLLTRLPNPEKASAKADKPSKKSKKKK from the coding sequence GTGAGCGCGCTCGAGGCGGTCCGCTCTCGCCAGTCCTGGTCGAAGGTCACCGAGCTCGCACCGGGCCGAGAGGAGCTCCTGCAGCTCGTTGCGGCCGCCGGCCGGGTCGCCGACCACTCCTCGCTGCGGCCCTGGCGCCTGATCGAGCTCCGCGGTGCGGATCGCGAAGTGCTGGGCGCTGCGATCGCGAAGGCCGAGGGCGACTCGTCTCCGTCATCGAAGCCGCTGCGCGCCCCGCTCCTCATCGCCGTGGTCGCGAGCTACCGCAAGAGCGAGAAGGTTCCGCGGTGGGAGCAGGAGGCCGTGGCCTCCGGTGTCGCGCACACGCTGAGCCTGCTGCTCGACGAGGCCGGCTGGGGCGTGCTGTGGCGCACAGGGCACTACACGCGCTCGAAAGCCGTCGCCAAGGCGCACGGCCTCGGCAAGGATGAGGAGCTGCTCGGCTGGCTGTACGTCGGCGGCAAGCCCGCCGGCAAGCGTCCGGGCCGCCGCAAAGCTGTCGACGCCCGTCGTCTTCTGACGCGACTGCCGAATCCCGAGAAGGCGTCAGCGAAGGCCGACAAGCCTTCCAAGAAGTCCAAGAAGAAGAAGTAG
- a CDS encoding MarR family winged helix-turn-helix transcriptional regulator yields MTEEPSDLDLAVARVEHELAGLFARIRVSWREAAVTVHPDLQPLGYQVLTSIATGKATSAGAIIERLQTDKSAVSRQVRQLEELGLVESVRDPDDRRARVLVATDLAQERVAAARARYEERLGERLRVWSADDLDHFADLLAALGG; encoded by the coding sequence ATGACCGAAGAACCGTCCGATCTCGATCTCGCCGTCGCCAGGGTCGAGCACGAGCTCGCCGGACTCTTCGCGCGTATCCGTGTGAGCTGGCGTGAAGCCGCAGTCACCGTGCATCCCGACCTGCAGCCGCTCGGCTACCAGGTTCTGACGTCGATCGCGACCGGCAAGGCCACCTCTGCGGGGGCGATCATCGAGCGCCTGCAGACCGACAAGTCGGCGGTGAGCCGCCAGGTGCGCCAGCTCGAGGAGCTGGGGCTGGTCGAGAGCGTCCGTGACCCCGATGACCGCCGTGCGCGGGTTCTCGTGGCGACCGACCTCGCTCAGGAGCGGGTCGCCGCCGCGCGGGCGCGCTACGAGGAGCGACTCGGCGAGCGTCTGCGCGTGTGGTCAGCCGACGACCTCGATCATTTCGCCGATCTCCTCGCCGCGTTGGGCGGCTGA
- a CDS encoding MarR family winged helix-turn-helix transcriptional regulator: protein MSTSELAMPSDVDAALADFQGQLNLIFAKARLLWKDSAARVDPELQVAGYKLLTFLDGAGASSAHELAERFEMDKSVISRQVRMLECHGLLESRPDDRDGRLRVLTVTPKARAVLAQVRGEYALRLRAVIGELTADEIRTASKVFRLLAEA from the coding sequence ATGTCCACTTCGGAACTCGCGATGCCGTCGGACGTCGATGCGGCCCTGGCGGATTTCCAGGGCCAGCTGAACCTGATCTTCGCGAAGGCCCGGCTGCTGTGGAAGGACTCCGCCGCCCGAGTCGACCCCGAGCTGCAGGTGGCCGGCTACAAGCTGCTGACCTTCCTCGACGGTGCAGGGGCGTCGAGCGCGCACGAGCTGGCCGAGCGTTTCGAGATGGACAAGTCGGTCATCAGTCGTCAGGTGCGGATGCTGGAGTGCCACGGCCTTCTGGAGTCGCGCCCGGATGATCGCGACGGCCGCCTGCGGGTGCTCACGGTGACGCCGAAGGCGCGAGCCGTGCTCGCGCAGGTGCGGGGCGAATACGCCCTGCGCCTGCGCGCCGTGATCGGCGAGCTGACCGCCGACGAGATCAGGACGGCGTCCAAGGTGTTCCGCCTTCTGGCCGAGGCCTGA